The window CTCCCGGCATCAGGATCAGGGCATCACCGCCACCGAGGCCTCCTCGCTCGCCCACCGCGACGAGACCGCAGCGCCTCCCCCGGCATCCTCCACCGGTGCCGGCTCCCCAGCCGCCACCGCCGCTGAGGCGACCCCGCGCAATTCCCTGCCGTGGACCATCGCCGGCCTGGTGATCGTGGTGGCGCTGGCCGGGATCGTGCGGCTGCTGACCGAGTGGCTTCCCGGCGCCACCGAGGGCACCGGCTTCGGGAAGGTCGCGAAGTCGATCGAGTACCCCGTCTACGCGATCGCACTGGGTTTCCTGGGCAACGCCGTGCTCTCCCTGACCGGGGTGCGGGACCGGATGACCGCCGCGTTCCGCACCGAGTTCTTCATCAAGATCGGGCTGGTGCTGCTGGGCGCCACCATCAACTTCGCGGTCGTGGTGCGTGCCGCAGGACCGGCCGTGCTCCAGGCCATCGCCCTGATCACCGTGGTGTTCCTGTTCACCTGGTGGTTCGCCGGGCTGCTGGGCATCGACGACCGCCTGCGAGCGCTGCTGGCCAGCTCGCTGTCGATCTGCGGGGTCTCCGCGGCGGTGGCCGCCGCGGGCGCCGTGCAGGCGAAGAAGGAGCAGCTCGCGTTCACCGCGACCCTGGTG is drawn from Brachybacterium muris and contains these coding sequences:
- a CDS encoding YeiH family protein, which translates into the protein MSDSRHQDQGITATEASSLAHRDETAAPPPASSTGAGSPAATAAEATPRNSLPWTIAGLVIVVALAGIVRLLTEWLPGATEGTGFGKVAKSIEYPVYAIALGFLGNAVLSLTGVRDRMTAAFRTEFFIKIGLVLLGATINFAVVVRAAGPAVLQAIALITVVFLFTWWFAGLLGIDDRLRALLASSLSICGVSAAVAAAGAVQAKKEQLAFTATLVIVFAVPSIFLLPWLANLMGLPDAVTGAWIGGNIDTTAAVTAAGAVAGEQPLQIASIVKVTQNALLGVVAVLLTLYFAVKAAPAGASAGTEPTADQPAAPPRFGDRASLAMLWQRFPKFVLGFIAASIIATVLAESVAADVLEPRLDAAKELQTWALTLAFVSIGLEFNVSSAKDAGWKPVLVFLVATLVNLVVGLGLALLLFRSFTF